In Pseudobacter ginsenosidimutans, the following are encoded in one genomic region:
- a CDS encoding SusC/RagA family TonB-linked outer membrane protein has protein sequence MQKIAIGSRFPLPKLFVQVYDRSLQQFRRGGYGAITKTLLVLKLTILLLTAALLNVHANSKAQTVTLSGKDLTLQQVFAAIEKQTDYVAFYNVSILAHTKPVTLTVYSMPLKELLNTVFRNQPLDYTIEGKTIILSPKIISPPLVPFSEMLSTEKPPLLITGILRTAEGELLAGASVRLKGKSSGTISDSKGSFQLKTDEEDPVLAISMIGYELMEVNIKKTETGYTVAKYSGGMVGSADVSTGIISFVFVMKKAVSLLDEAQVIAYGKTTRRLSTGSIGVIKGEDIANQPVMGVLEAIKGRVPGVIVTPYSGNPAAPVKVIIRGRNNINENALTDPLYVIDGVPRNNLNVSVITKNSPVSTGAVQGGYSLLGGENPLVGINPNDIESISILKDADATAIYGSRGANGVILITTKKGKVGPTELSIGIRNGLTTLQRFPKMLNTAEYLAIRREAYRNDGALPTPSEAPDLLVWDANKYTDWQRVLAGTGSTTSINASVGGGTNQSNYRLSAGFNTMKTPMNIGGKNEMISITGSFSSASKDQKFKFSINNSLGFSEVIVYNIASINALAPNSPDIYNQKGELNFDGYRVLGSNRNPFENLKRPNSSNSVFLESNASVSYELMKGLNVSASGGYGFSINDNKYLIPLASQDPMAGGISSAVYGKSNSRNKFVESKLNYSTFIGKGDLSLMLAVNMQHMTSMGETITAAMFPNDDMMKSHNNASFVNTIENSEQYKNVSALGGINYTWDNKYVINLTGRRDGSSKFGPGKQFGNFGAIGLSWIASDEKWLRKLLPSWFNMLKFRASYGETGSDGIPNYEFLSRWSRNVTKTTSAPLLTYNGINAFHVINPLNQQYQWASSRSRDIGMTMQLLGNNLTIDFTWLRNRTSNQLTNAPLPKMTGFATALTNWPANVQNSGFELGINANALQTKNWSISLGFNVGMVRNILLDFPNIENSPYAGILNPGESITTKYLLKYTGVNPATGNYSFEDYNKDGRITVGGSRIPTNPLDDRYISIDLNEKYSGGFNMGVKFKFLQLSTSFSFVNRLRDDPYLSSVVGRMTNISLPDDIKNNHWTQPGDQVKYPRYTISGALGPITDSDANYVNGSYVRMENLFLSCQLPQKWVSRIKMKAAAISFATQNLFTISAFKGLGPDILSGFAATPIPRVITTQLSLSF, from the coding sequence ATGCAAAAAATTGCGATCGGATCCAGGTTTCCTTTGCCCAAATTGTTCGTGCAGGTTTATGACCGTTCACTGCAACAGTTTCGGAGAGGAGGCTACGGAGCCATCACCAAAACACTGCTAGTTTTGAAACTGACTATCTTACTACTCACTGCTGCATTATTAAACGTGCATGCTAACAGCAAGGCACAGACGGTAACGCTGTCTGGTAAAGACCTTACGCTGCAACAGGTGTTTGCCGCCATCGAGAAGCAAACCGATTATGTTGCTTTTTACAATGTAAGCATACTGGCCCATACGAAGCCGGTAACATTGACGGTGTACAGCATGCCCCTGAAGGAATTGCTCAATACTGTCTTCAGAAATCAGCCGCTCGATTACACGATCGAAGGGAAAACGATCATCCTGAGCCCGAAGATCATATCGCCTCCGTTGGTGCCATTTTCCGAAATGCTGAGTACAGAAAAGCCACCCTTGCTGATCACCGGCATTCTCAGAACTGCCGAAGGTGAGCTGCTGGCCGGTGCTTCGGTAAGATTGAAAGGGAAGTCCAGTGGTACGATATCAGACAGTAAAGGATCTTTCCAATTGAAGACTGATGAAGAAGATCCGGTTCTGGCGATCTCGATGATCGGATATGAGCTGATGGAAGTGAACATCAAGAAAACAGAAACGGGATATACTGTTGCTAAATACAGTGGTGGTATGGTGGGATCAGCTGATGTAAGTACCGGCATCATCAGTTTTGTGTTCGTGATGAAGAAGGCGGTGAGTCTGCTGGATGAAGCCCAGGTGATCGCATACGGCAAAACTACCAGACGATTATCAACCGGCAGTATTGGCGTTATCAAAGGAGAAGATATTGCCAATCAACCTGTGATGGGAGTGTTGGAAGCGATAAAAGGACGGGTGCCTGGCGTAATTGTTACGCCTTATTCCGGCAATCCTGCGGCTCCTGTAAAAGTGATCATCAGGGGAAGGAACAATATCAATGAAAATGCACTAACCGATCCTCTTTATGTAATCGACGGCGTTCCAAGAAACAACCTTAATGTGAGTGTGATCACAAAAAATTCTCCTGTTTCCACTGGTGCAGTACAGGGAGGATATAGCCTTCTCGGAGGCGAAAACCCATTGGTCGGCATTAACCCGAATGATATAGAAAGCATCAGTATTCTGAAAGATGCGGATGCAACAGCTATCTACGGTTCCCGCGGGGCCAACGGCGTTATACTTATCACCACCAAAAAAGGAAAGGTAGGTCCAACTGAACTTTCGATTGGCATAAGAAATGGACTGACCACATTGCAGCGTTTTCCGAAAATGCTCAATACTGCAGAATACCTTGCTATCCGAAGGGAAGCTTACCGGAATGATGGAGCTCTACCAACACCATCTGAAGCACCCGACCTTTTGGTCTGGGATGCTAACAAATACACGGACTGGCAGCGTGTACTTGCTGGCACCGGATCAACAACATCCATAAACGCATCTGTGGGCGGAGGAACCAATCAGTCCAATTACAGGCTTAGCGCTGGTTTTAATACCATGAAAACTCCCATGAATATCGGAGGTAAAAATGAAATGATTTCTATAACGGGAAGTTTCAGCAGCGCGAGCAAAGATCAGAAGTTCAAATTCAGTATCAACAATTCCCTGGGGTTTTCGGAAGTGATTGTTTATAATATTGCCAGCATCAACGCGTTAGCACCCAATTCGCCAGATATCTACAACCAAAAGGGAGAGTTGAATTTTGATGGATACAGGGTACTTGGAAGCAATCGCAACCCTTTCGAGAACCTCAAAAGACCCAATTCCAGCAATAGCGTTTTTTTGGAAAGCAATGCCTCCGTGAGTTACGAACTAATGAAGGGGCTGAATGTTTCAGCAAGTGGAGGATATGGCTTTTCCATAAATGATAACAAGTATCTAATACCGTTGGCATCACAGGATCCGATGGCAGGTGGCATATCAAGTGCCGTTTATGGCAAATCAAACTCCAGGAACAAGTTCGTAGAATCAAAGCTCAACTATTCTACTTTTATTGGCAAGGGCGATCTTTCATTGATGCTGGCCGTGAATATGCAACATATGACCTCCATGGGAGAAACCATTACAGCAGCTATGTTTCCCAATGATGATATGATGAAAAGTCATAACAATGCCAGTTTTGTAAATACCATTGAAAATAGTGAACAGTATAAAAATGTTTCCGCATTGGGAGGGATCAATTATACCTGGGATAATAAATATGTGATCAATCTCACAGGCAGGCGCGACGGCTCTTCCAAATTTGGTCCCGGGAAACAGTTCGGGAACTTCGGTGCTATCGGGCTGTCATGGATCGCCTCTGATGAAAAATGGTTAAGGAAACTGCTGCCATCCTGGTTCAATATGCTTAAATTCAGGGCGAGCTATGGAGAAACAGGCTCAGATGGAATTCCCAATTATGAATTTCTTTCCAGATGGTCGAGAAATGTGACGAAGACCACTTCAGCTCCTTTGCTTACCTACAATGGCATCAATGCTTTCCATGTGATCAATCCTTTGAACCAGCAATATCAATGGGCTTCCTCCAGAAGTCGGGATATAGGAATGACAATGCAATTGCTTGGCAATAATCTGACCATCGATTTCACCTGGCTCAGGAACAGAACTTCCAATCAACTGACCAATGCACCACTACCAAAGATGACGGGCTTTGCAACCGCCCTGACCAACTGGCCGGCGAATGTTCAGAATTCCGGATTCGAGCTTGGCATCAATGCCAATGCATTGCAAACAAAAAACTGGTCGATCAGCCTCGGTTTCAATGTAGGCATGGTGCGTAACATACTGCTAGATTTTCCCAATATCGAGAACTCCCCTTATGCAGGGATCCTCAATCCTGGCGAATCTATCACCACCAAATACCTGTTGAAATATACTGGAGTCAATCCGGCTACAGGAAACTATTCATTTGAAGACTACAACAAAGATGGCAGGATCACAGTGGGTGGTAGCAGAATTCCTACAAATCCGCTCGACGACCGATATATTTCCATTGACCTGAATGAAAAATATTCAGGAGGATTTAATATGGGAGTAAAGTTTAAGTTCCTCCAGCTGAGCACAAGTTTCAGCTTTGTCAACAGGCTCCGGGATGATCCGTATCTGAGTTCTGTTGTCGGAAGAATGACAAACATATCCTTACCGGATGATATAAAAAACAATCATTGGACCCAACCCGGAGATCAGGTTAAATATCCAAGATACACAATCTCGGGAGCGCTTGGACCAATAACTGATTCGGACGCCAATTACGTAAACGGATCCTATGTCCGGATGGAGAATCTTTTCCTATCCTGCCAGCTTCCTCAGAAATGGGTCAGCAGGATCAAAATGAAAGCTGCGGCGATCAGTTTTGCAACCCAAAATCTTTTCACCATTTCAGCTTTTAAGGGTTTGGGACCAGACATACTCTCCGGATTTGCAGCTACACCAATTCCCAGGGTCATTACCACACAACTCTCCCTTTCATTCTAA